The segment AGTCCATGCAGCTCCCCCATTATCCTCTTGCGAACATCCTCTACAGACGAAACTTCTCCATGATCTGCCTGGCGAAGGCCTTCTGCCATTCTTGCGTTGAACTCTTCACGTGACATCTCGCTCAGTGCCTTCGGAGCCTGCACATTCCTTGATGGTTGAAATGGAAGGCCGTTGTCCGTAATGATCTGTCTGTAGAACATGTTGATCGCTACAGAGGAGGGGATACCCATACCTTTTAAAATATTTTCTGCCTTTTCTTTGACATCAGGTTCTACCCTTGCAATAACATTCGCCGTTCTTGTTGCCATACGATCAACCTCCTTACATTCTTTCTATGAGGATAATAACGTATTGTATATCGCTTCGCAATCGCTTTGAATGCATTTGTCAGAACGAATCGAAGTCCTCCTGTGTCGCCACCTGCCGGTACTCCTCGTCGCAAAGGTCATTCCCAGGCTCAATGATCATATCCACTTCGGGACAGCCCGGTAAGTCACTGCAACTCCTTTTGCGTCACAGACGGACTATTAGCAATTGCATTGCGGATCTTATCTGTATTGGCCAGTTCCGTTTCCGAAACGTCATTATGATTCATTTCATGGCTGGCATTGTATGGTTCTTGGTTAGTTTCTTGGCTAGTTTCTTGGCTGGTTTCTTGGCTAGTCTCTCCATCCTGGCGATTCGTATTATTGTTATGACCCCATTTTAATTTTCAGACACATCATCTTGACAGACCAGATAGTGATTATTCGAATCTCTTCGCGATCCACCAATTGATGCAGAGCATGGCATTTCATTCTATGGCTGAAGTTTTCAAGAATTTGCTGCCTGATTTCCTGCGAAAAGGGCGTGTTATAAGGATCTGTCCTTCCACAAGCATACTGATCTCTTTGCGAAATTCCGGGAACCAGAATACATGTTTTACTCCGCGGTACTATATGGTAGGTTCTTCATGGACGCACCTCATTCTGACCGGAAGGCGTATTAGAATTAACATTCTTCTTCGGAGAAACAAACTCCATAATGTCACCGATGTCGCACTGCAGATACGTGCAAATCCTGTCCAGAATCTCCAGTGAGATATAGTCGTTCTTCCCCAGCTTTGCCAGTGAGTTCGTGCTCATATCGACAGCATCGCGAAGTTCTGTACGCTTCATGCCCTTATCAATTAACATTTTCCAGAGTTTGTTATAGCTTACAGCCATTATCGTATTTCCATCATGAATTCGTACTTTGCAGAACAAAATACATTCTTTTCCTTTTTATCAATATAACACCTGTGATGTATCCTCACATTACAAAGATTTGTATTTGCAAATCCAGAATCATCGAGATGGCACTCATCATCGCCTCTCACAAACTTCAGCCAAACAATTACTTGAGTTACTGTGCGAGCAGTGTCTTTGTAATACAAAGCCAATTTTTGCTCGTTGCGGAAGCACCCCCAATCCCCTTGAACATCTCCTGCGGAGATGGCTGCGCGTTCCTTCGAACGCAAAAAAGGGTGATGCCAGTTACCCGGTATCACTCCAATATCGTTATTGAATAGTGCTGCTGATTCCGTATTATTTCGATGCTTCCAGCCACTCTGTGGATGTTTCTTCACCCGGAACTTCTATTGCCAGATGCGAGAACCAGCTGTCCTCTGCTGCGCCATGCCAATGCTTCACGCCAACAGGAATGTTTACGCAGTCACCCGGCTTCATCGCAACCGGTTCCTTGCCCCATTCCTGATACCATCCTCTGCCCCCGACACAGATCAGAATCTGGCCGCCGACGCTTTTGGCATGATGGATATGCCAGTTGTTCTGACAGCCCGGTTCAAAGGTAACATTGTAGATTCCGATCTGCGAAGCAGAAATCGGTGCCAGAAAACTTCTGCCAGAAAAATAACGG is part of the Galactobacillus timonensis genome and harbors:
- a CDS encoding type II toxin-antitoxin system RelB/DinJ family antitoxin — its product is MATRTANVIARVEPDVKEKAENILKGMGIPSSVAINMFYRQIITDNGLPFQPSRNVQAPKALSEMSREEFNARMAEGLRQADHGEVSSVEDVRKRIMGELHGLL
- a CDS encoding helix-turn-helix domain-containing protein is translated as MAVSYNKLWKMLIDKGMKRTELRDAVDMSTNSLAKLGKNDYISLEILDRICTYLQCDIGDIMEFVSPKKNVNSNTPSGQNEVRP